The Jannaschia sp. GRR-S6-38 genomic interval CGCCGTGGCGCGCGCGCCCTGGGACGTCGTGGTGCTGGACGTGATGCTGCCCGGCAAGTCCGGCTTCGACATCCTTGCCGGCATTCGCGAGGGCACGCGCGCGGAGATCGATCCCGGGCTGCCGGTCCTGATGCTGACGGCCAAGGGTCAGGCCAAGGATCGCGAGCGGGCCGAGGCGCTGGGCGTGACGCGGTTCATGACCAAGCCCTTCTCGAACCAGGACCTGTTGGCGGCGGTGCGCGAATTGGCGATCTCCGCCCAAGCCGCGACGTGAGCCCGCCGGAGCGCGCGCCGCGCGACGTGCCGCGCGCGCAGCGCCGGGCGCGCCGCCGCGCCCGGGCCGCCGATGCCGCGCGCCTTCTGCCCTTCTTCGGCGTGGCGCTGCTGCTTTTGCCCGATCTCGCACTCTCGGGCGGGCCGGCGGCCGAAGGGGCGACGGCGCCCTGGCTGCTCTATCTCTTTGGCGCCTGGGCCTGCCTGATTGGTCTCAGCTTCTGGATCGGGCGGCTCCTGATCGCCAGCGCCCCGCCCCCGGACGACGCGCCGTGACGCTGACACTGAACCTGCTGATCGCGGTCTCGGCGGGCTACGCGGCCTTCCTCTTCCTTGTGGCCTTCTTCGCCGAACGGCTCTCGGCGCGCGACCGGCTGCCCTTCCTGCGCGGGCCCGTGGTCTACACCCTGTCGCTGTCGGTCTATTGCACCGCCTGGACCTTCTACGGCGCGGTGGGCTACGCCGCGCGCTCGGGGCTGGAATTCGTGACGATCTATCTGGGGCCGACGCTGGTCTTCATCGGCTGGTGGTGGGTGCTGCGCAAGCTGGTGCGGATCGGCCGGGCGGAGCGGATCACCTCGATTGCCGACATCCTCTCCTCGCGCTACGGCAAGTCGAACCCGCTCGCGGTGCTGGTGACGCTGCTCGCCGTGATCGGCACGACCCCGTATATCGCGCTCCAGCTGCAATCCGTGACGCTCAGCTTCGGGGTCTTCGCGCGCCCCGGCACCGAGGCCACCGAGCTGACGGGGCTGGCCTTCTGGGTCGCCGCCGGGCTCGCCGTCTTCACCATCCTCTTCGGCACCCGCAAGCTCGATATCGGCGAGCGTCACGACGGCATCGTCTCGGCCATCGCCGTCGAGGCCGTGGTCAAGCTGGCCGCGCTGCTGGCGGTGGGCGTCTTCGTCGTCTGGACGCTCAATGGCGGGCCGGGGGCGATCGGCCCGGCCATCGCCGCCTCGCCGCTGAGCGACTGGACCGCCCCGCCGGGGCGCTGGGCCGCTCTGATCTTCGTCTCGGGCGCGGCCGTGATCTGCCTGCCCCGCATGTTCCAGGTGCTGGTGGTCGAGAATTCCGACGAACGCCATCTCGTCACCGCCTCCTGGGCCTTCCCGGCCTATCTGCTCGCGATCTCGATCTTCGTCGTACCCATCGCGGTCACCGGCCTCGCCCGGATGCCCGAGGGGTCGAACCCGGATCTCTTTGTCCTGACCCTGCCGCTGGCCGAAGGGCGCGACGGGCTCGCGCTCTTCGCCTTCCTGGGCGGCTTTTCCT includes:
- a CDS encoding response regulator transcription factor, translated to MTDNSTATSPDPAAPAPPGRVLLVEDEPNIATAIAFILQRDGWRVSTHSDGVTALDAVARAPWDVVVLDVMLPGKSGFDILAGIREGTRAEIDPGLPVLMLTAKGQAKDRERAEALGVTRFMTKPFSNQDLLAAVRELAISAQAAT